The sequence below is a genomic window from Verrucomicrobiia bacterium.
GGCCATGACATGAACGATACGATCACGCCGCTCGAAGCGGGAATCGGCTGGGCCGTGAATTTGACCAAAGATTTCACGGGCGCCGGGGCGCTGAAAAAGCAGGCGCAGTCCGGGCCGCAGAAAAAACTCATCGGCTTTGAAATGCTGGAGCGCGGCATTCCCCGTGAAGGCTATGCGATCGTGAGAAACGGCGAAGCGGCCGGCGCGGTCACCAGCGGGACATTCGCGCCCACGCTGAAAAAAAACATCGGTCTCGGCTACGTCCGGACGCCGGAACCCGCGGCCGGCGAGGAACTCGCGGTCCGCATCCGGGACCGCGACTTAAAAGCCATAGCCGTGAAGCTTCCTTTTTATAAAAGAACGAAATCATAACCCTATCCCCGGAGGAATCCATGAATTTTCCGAATGAGCTGCGCTACACCAAAACCCACGAATGGGCCCGACGCGACGGCAATGTGCTCACGGTCGGCATTACCGATTACGCCCAGAAAGAAATCTCCGACGTGGTTTTCGTCGAGCTTCCCAAGAGCGGGAAAGAAGGCCAGGCCGGCAAGCCGATCGCGGTCGTCGAATCCGTGAAAGCGGCCTTCGACATTTACGCGCCTGTCAGCGGCAGCGTGACCCAGGTCAACAGCGCGCTGGAAGGGGATCCGGGCCTCGTGAATCAGGATTGCTACGGCAAGGGCTGGTTTTTTTCGATCGCCCTGAAGGACGCGTCCGAATGGGACAAGCTCATGACCAAAGAAGACTATGAAAAAAGCCTCAAAACGGGAGTTTAATTGAGAGCGCCTAACAGAATCCTGGTTGAAGCGAAAACTCGCAGGCCAAAGGGATTCGAGGCGCGACGGGCAAAAAACGCGGAAGCGTACTCACAGCAGTACGCTGAGCATTTTTTGACCGGTGCAACGAAGAAGCCCGCAGGCATGCGGGTTTGCAGCCAAATAGGATTCTGTTAGGTGCTCAAATGGAAACCACTCTTGATAAAGCGCAGCGGAGCGAGAACATGCATTACCTTCCTTTGACCGAAGAGGACAAGAGAAAGATGCTGGAGGAAATCGGGGTTTCCTCCTTCGAAGATCTCTTGAAAGGCATTCCGGCCGCACTCCGCGATCCCGAATTGCGCATCGGCGAGGCCCTCAGCGAATTCGACATCCAGAACCTGATGAAGACGCTCGGCAAAAAGAACAAATCCGCGGCCGACGTGCTTTCTTTTCTGGGCGGAGGCAGCTACGAGCATTTTATTCCCACGGCCGTGGGCGAAATCATGCGCCGCAACGAATTTTACACGGCCTACACGCCGTACCAGCCCGAAGCCGCGCAGGGAAGCCTGCAGGTGATCTTCGAATATCAGAGCCTCATCACGGAGCTCACGGGCCTGGACGTGACCAACGCGTCGCATTACGACGGCTCGACCAGCCTTGCCGAAGCTGCCGTGCTTGCGCTGCGCCAGACCGACCGCACGAAAATCCTCGTGTCGCGTGCCGTGCACCCGCATTACCGCCAGGTGCTGAAAACTTATTTCCACGAAACGCCGTACAAAGTGGTCGAATTCGGTTTCGGCGAAGACAAGACGTTTGACCGCGCCGATTTCGAATCGAAGATCGCCGACGACACGGCCGGCGCGATTTTCCAGACGCCGAACTTTTTCGGCGTGCTCGAAGACCTCGAAGGCGTGAGCGATAAGCTGCACACGAACGGCAGCCTTCTTCTTTTGACCGCGAACCCGATGTCCATGGGCTCGCTGCGTTCGCCCGGTGAATGGGGCGCGGACGTGGCGGCCGGCGAAGGCCAGCCTCTCGGCGTGCCGCTCCAGTACGGCGGACCGTACCTTGGTTATTTTTCCGTTTCGCGCGCGCTGATGCGCCGCATCCCCGGACGCCTTGCGGGCATGACGCAGGATTCCCAGGGACGCCGTGCCTACTGTCTGACCCTGCAGGCACGTGAACAGCATATCCGCCGCGAAAGGGCGGCCTCCAACATCTGCACGAACCAGGCGCTTTGCGCGCTTGCCGCGTGCGTGTACATGACGCTGCTCGGCAAGGAAGGCATTCAGGAAGTGGCGGAGCTCAACATGGACCGCGCCGCTTACCTGCGCCGTCTTGTCGCGGACGTGCCGGGCTTCGAAGTCCGCAAGGACCAGCCTATCTTCAACGAATTCGTGGTAAAGTCGAAAGTCCCGTTCAAGATGATCGAGGAGAAGCTGATCGAAAAGAACATCCTCCCGGGCATCGACCTTTCGCAGTTCTATCCGGAATTGAAAAACGAATTCCTCGTCTGCGCCACGGAAACGAAGACGCGTGAGCAGCTCGAAAACTTCGTGAAGGAGCTCGGAAAATGCTGATTTCCCAGGACAGCCGCCTCAGTTTCGAAAAAAGCCGCTCCGGAAGGCGCGGCGCGTCGCTGCCGCAGGGCCGCTATGAAAAAAGCAAAGTCCTCGAGCGAATCCCGGAAAAATTCCGCCGCAAGCGCCCGATCGTGTTCCCGGAAATGACGGAACCCGAAGCCGTGCGCCACTTCGTCCAATTGTCGAAGAAAAACTTTTCCATCGACACGCATTTTTATCCGCTCGGCAGCTGCTCCATGAAATACAACCCCAAGATCAACGAATGGGTGGCGGCGCTCGACGGTTTCGCGAAGGTCCATCCTTTGCAGCCGGCCGAAACCGTGCAGGGCATGCTCCAGGTTTTTCACGAGCTCGAGCACTCGCTGAAAGAATTGACGGGCATGAAGCGTTTTACGCTGCAGCCGGCCGCCGGCGCGCACGGCGAGCTTACGGGCATGATGCTTGTGCATGCGTATCATCACCACTTGAAACAGAACAAGCGCCGCAAGGTGCTCGTTCCCGACTCCAGCCACGGCACGAATCCCGCGAGCGCCGCGCTTTTTGGCTATCACGTGGTCGAGATCAAGAGCAACAGCCGCGGCCGCGTGGACCTGAAGGCGCTGAAAGAGCACCTCGACGATGAAACGGCCTGCCTCATGCTCACCAATCCCAATACGCTCGGCCTTTTCGAAGAGGAGATCCTCGAGATCACCAAGGCCGTGCACGAAAAAGGCGCTCTTCTTTATTATGACGGCGCCAATTTCAATGCGCTGATGGGCGTCGCGCGCCCGGGCGACATGGGTTTTGACATCGTTCACCTCAACCTGCACAAAACGTTCTCCACGCCGCACGGCGGCGGCGGCCCCGGCTCCGGCCCGGTCGGCGTGAGCGAGAGGCTCGTGCCTTTCCTTCCCGGACCGCTCGTCGAAAAAGACGACATGGGCTACCGTTTCCAGCCCGTGGGAGATCTTTCGATCGGCCGCGTGAAGTCTTTCCACGGCAACGTGGGAATGCTCGTGCGCGCATACGTGTACATCCGCACGCTCGGCCTGGAAGGCCTGAAAAAGGTGAGCGAAGACGCGATCCTGAACGCGAACTACATGAAAGAAAAATTGAAAAAGATTTTTCCCGTGGCCGTCGACGAGCCGTGCATGCACGAGTTCGTGCTGACGCTGAAAAACGCCAAGGCCCAGGGCATTCATTCCGGGGACGTGGGTAAGCGGCTGCTTGATTACGGGTACCACGCGCCGACGGTACATTTTCCGCTCGTCGTGGAAGAGGCCCTCATGATCGAGCCCACGGAAAGCGAAAGCAAGGAAACCCTGGACTCTTTCATCGAAGCGCTGGAAAAAATTGCGGTGGAAGTCGCGAAGGACCCGGAAAAGGTCCAGAACGCGCCGCATACCATGCCGATCACGCGCCCCGACGAGGTGCTTGCCGCGCGCAAGCCCATCCTGTCCTACCGCGACCTGATGAGGGAAAAAATCCTGCTTGCCGAAGGCGCGCCTTTCTAGGCGTCCTCGACGGAGGCTTATGTCCGAAATCCGGCTGTATCCGCCCCTCAGCGCCCCGATGCCTTTTCAAATGGCATTGGACGAAATCCTCTTCCGCAAGGCCATGGAAGAGAAGCCGTCGTCCGCGCTTTTGCGGTTTTATTATGCTTCGAGCCCCTGGATTTCCGTGGGCTATGCGTACGCGGGCTGGAAGGAATGGGAAGAGGGCCGCTCCGCGGCGCAGGCTTCCCGCGTGCCCGTCTGCCGCCGCCTGACCGGAGGCGGAGAAGTGCTGCATGGCCGCGATCTCATGTTTACGCTGATCGCGCCCAAGGATTTCGACGAGTCTTTCGGGTCCGTGCGAGTCAGCTACTGGAAGATCCACGAAGTGCTGAAGGCTGCGCTGGAAGAACTGGGCTGCCCGCCGCGGTTTTACCGCTGCGACGAAGAGCTGCCCAAAGGCCGCGAATGTTTTATGTTTCCGATCGCCACGGATCTCGCCTTCGGCAACAAGAAAATCGCGGGCGGGGGGCAGAAGCGTTCGCTCGGCATGCTGCTGCATCAGGAGTCCATCCAGTTCCAGCCGCCTTGCGGTTTCGAAGACCTGGCGGCCGCGATCGAACATCAATTCGCCCGGGCCTTTGGCGCGGAAATCAAGGAACAGCATTGGGACCCCGACTGTCTTTTCCGGGCGGAAAAACTGGGGCAGGAGAAATATGAAGTGAATCCCGCGCAGGCGATGTCAGGCGGACGCTCATGAAAGAAAAAGACGATTTTCTCCAGAAGATCGAGAAGGTCATCCAGAGCAATTCGCAGTACAAGTTCGAGGCCTACAGCTTCGTGCTTTCCGCCCTGCATCATACGGTTTCGAAACTGAATAAGCCCCGTCACATCACGGGACAGGAACTGCTGCACGGCATCCGCCGATACGCCCACGACCAGTTCGGGCCCATGGCGCGCGTGGTGCTGAACTACTGGGGCATCAACGAAACGCTGGATTTCGGGAAAATCGTGTTCGCGCTGGTCGACGTCGGCGTGCTTCGCAAGCAGCCGGAAGACAAGCTCGAGGATTTCGCGGCGGTCTACGATTTCAAGGAAGTGTTCGACGAAGGCTACACTATCGAGGACGAATAATGGCGCAGGAAAAACTCCTGGAAAAACTGAATCCGGCCCAGAAAGAAGCCGTGATATGGCCGGCTTCGCCGCTTCTCATCCTGGCCGGCGCGGGCAGCGGCAAGACGCGCATTTTGACCCACCGCATCGCACACCTGATTTTCGAAGGGGTGCCGAGCTTCAACATCCTTGGCGTGACATTCACCAACAAGGCCGCGCAGGAAATGAAGCTCCGCGTGCAGAGGCTCGTCAATCAGGACGTGTGGATCAGCACCTTTCACGCGACCTGCCTGCGCATCCTCCGCATGGAAGCGCCGCGCATCGAGATCGACCGCAATTTTTCCATTTACGACGATTCCGACCAGCTCACGCTCATTAAAGAGTGCGTGAAAGAACTGAACATGAACGAAAAGCAGATCCATCCCAAGGGCGTGCGGGAAAGGATTTCGCGCGCGAAAGATTACCTGATGACGCCGTACCAATATGCGGAAAAATCGCAGGACATCTATGAGGAGTCGGTGGCGAAAGTGTACCGTCTCTACGAAGAGAAATTGACGAAGCTGCGGGCCCTGGATTTCGGCGATCTGATCTCGAAGACGGTGGCCGTTCTCGACCGCTGTCCGGACGTCCTGGAAAACTGGCAGAACCGGTTCCAGCACATCCTGATCGACGAGTATCAGGACACTAACCATGCGCAGTACCGCCTGGTAAAGCTGCTCGCTGCGAAAAGGCGGCAGATCACCGTGGTGGGCGATCCGGACCAGTCCATTTATGCCTGGCGCGGCGCGGATATCCGCAACATCCTGAACTTCGAAAAAGACTATCCGGATGCCGGCATCATCAAGATGGAGCAGAATTACCGCTCGACCAGCGTGGTGCTGGATGCGGCCAACGAGCTGATCAAGCACAACCGCGACCGTAAACCCAAGGCGCTGTGGACCGAGCGGGAAGGCGGGGAGAAGATCACGCTCTTCAACGCGCAGGACGAAAGAGACGAAGCCATGTTCGTCGTGAACCAGGTCCTGAAGAATCGCGACAAGGGGAGAACGCTCGGGGACCAGGTGGTTTTCTACCGCGTCCATGCCCAGTCGCGTATCATTGAAGAAATCCTGATGCGCTACAACGTTCCGTATCGCATCGTGGGCGGCACGCGGTTCTATGACCGCAGGGAAATCAAGGACCTGATCGCCTACCTC
It includes:
- a CDS encoding glycine cleavage T C-terminal barrel domain-containing protein, translating into GHDMNDTITPLEAGIGWAVNLTKDFTGAGALKKQAQSGPQKKLIGFEMLERGIPREGYAIVRNGEAAGAVTSGTFAPTLKKNIGLGYVRTPEPAAGEELAVRIRDRDLKAIAVKLPFYKRTKS
- the gcvH gene encoding glycine cleavage system protein GcvH; translated protein: MNFPNELRYTKTHEWARRDGNVLTVGITDYAQKEISDVVFVELPKSGKEGQAGKPIAVVESVKAAFDIYAPVSGSVTQVNSALEGDPGLVNQDCYGKGWFFSIALKDASEWDKLMTKEDYEKSLKTGV
- the gcvPA gene encoding aminomethyl-transferring glycine dehydrogenase subunit GcvPA gives rise to the protein METTLDKAQRSENMHYLPLTEEDKRKMLEEIGVSSFEDLLKGIPAALRDPELRIGEALSEFDIQNLMKTLGKKNKSAADVLSFLGGGSYEHFIPTAVGEIMRRNEFYTAYTPYQPEAAQGSLQVIFEYQSLITELTGLDVTNASHYDGSTSLAEAAVLALRQTDRTKILVSRAVHPHYRQVLKTYFHETPYKVVEFGFGEDKTFDRADFESKIADDTAGAIFQTPNFFGVLEDLEGVSDKLHTNGSLLLLTANPMSMGSLRSPGEWGADVAAGEGQPLGVPLQYGGPYLGYFSVSRALMRRIPGRLAGMTQDSQGRRAYCLTLQAREQHIRRERAASNICTNQALCALAACVYMTLLGKEGIQEVAELNMDRAAYLRRLVADVPGFEVRKDQPIFNEFVVKSKVPFKMIEEKLIEKNILPGIDLSQFYPELKNEFLVCATETKTREQLENFVKELGKC
- the gcvPB gene encoding aminomethyl-transferring glycine dehydrogenase subunit GcvPB translates to MISQDSRLSFEKSRSGRRGASLPQGRYEKSKVLERIPEKFRRKRPIVFPEMTEPEAVRHFVQLSKKNFSIDTHFYPLGSCSMKYNPKINEWVAALDGFAKVHPLQPAETVQGMLQVFHELEHSLKELTGMKRFTLQPAAGAHGELTGMMLVHAYHHHLKQNKRRKVLVPDSSHGTNPASAALFGYHVVEIKSNSRGRVDLKALKEHLDDETACLMLTNPNTLGLFEEEILEITKAVHEKGALLYYDGANFNALMGVARPGDMGFDIVHLNLHKTFSTPHGGGGPGSGPVGVSERLVPFLPGPLVEKDDMGYRFQPVGDLSIGRVKSFHGNVGMLVRAYVYIRTLGLEGLKKVSEDAILNANYMKEKLKKIFPVAVDEPCMHEFVLTLKNAKAQGIHSGDVGKRLLDYGYHAPTVHFPLVVEEALMIEPTESESKETLDSFIEALEKIAVEVAKDPEKVQNAPHTMPITRPDEVLAARKPILSYRDLMREKILLAEGAPF
- a CDS encoding Minf_1886 family protein, translating into MKEKDDFLQKIEKVIQSNSQYKFEAYSFVLSALHHTVSKLNKPRHITGQELLHGIRRYAHDQFGPMARVVLNYWGINETLDFGKIVFALVDVGVLRKQPEDKLEDFAAVYDFKEVFDEGYTIEDE
- a CDS encoding UvrD-helicase domain-containing protein; translation: MAQEKLLEKLNPAQKEAVIWPASPLLILAGAGSGKTRILTHRIAHLIFEGVPSFNILGVTFTNKAAQEMKLRVQRLVNQDVWISTFHATCLRILRMEAPRIEIDRNFSIYDDSDQLTLIKECVKELNMNEKQIHPKGVRERISRAKDYLMTPYQYAEKSQDIYEESVAKVYRLYEEKLTKLRALDFGDLISKTVAVLDRCPDVLENWQNRFQHILIDEYQDTNHAQYRLVKLLAAKRRQITVVGDPDQSIYAWRGADIRNILNFEKDYPDAGIIKMEQNYRSTSVVLDAANELIKHNRDRKPKALWTEREGGEKITLFNAQDERDEAMFVVNQVLKNRDKGRTLGDQVVFYRVHAQSRIIEEILMRYNVPYRIVGGTRFYDRREIKDLIAYLKAIAFPHDDISLKRIVNVPARAIGKKAVELLEAWAKTHNASFDEALKHVREIEELTPKAKRAIADFSLFLQGLRDIQAQTKPGDLLEKILRDTRYVQELEAEKSAEAEDRIENIQEFFSVVRDFEEEKKEEATLLSFLESISLMTDLDKWDQGTNVLTLMTMHMAKGLEFPVVYIVGLEEGIFPHINSFMESGEDLEEERRICYVGITRAKDKLYLSYARQRRLYGSIQHNLPSRFLNEIPSSLYQAAGAPGRPPAEDDDEILYDDLIMDDPDGRDSENRILFD